The Cryptococcus gattii WM276 chromosome B, complete sequence genome has a segment encoding these proteins:
- a CDS encoding Hypothetical protein (Similar to TIGR gene model, INSD accession AAW41529.1; CNB01680) yields the protein MAEGGRRCYASAATIILIGLAANATGAYSYFRSMLARPHCATCVRSYRHLLRTSPKTNPVLCCDYDDGTSNHAEEGDSQNKLNAGPSAASANDEGETSGVANGSKKKRKAMGEGRRKRKEEEFEEEIDRLTKQIDPIWGNVNSLEQIQSQHTHLVNLGSSSANISHDSRPSPANQASETSRRSSSLHNNTSTPNLTSGESSAGANILSPGEIFNFSPADISNDPWNGAVPDADDRSEPKNWQSFNAKGFPSTTLDPVKGQAQWQGLESVSATFTTTVNGNVAVDTQMETEISMDGLETGVDPAMQQQILMDLFWPGWPAKLPEPNVVNDLIESFFDLVPNLPRTLHRARLLARMALPPTHSNFPHASLIHAICAAAAARCPEEVYSKSTRDKQWAKLDFSVNVSTCNSESIITGFGLRQTMFAKEAVQEGLNTGDRLFDVVRAMIILCRVFIDDTRMLECWAYAGLVARMLLPLGLNVRSAELSLKSVMLPPPVDALEREERRAALWMAFYHDTVASAASGWGTSMSLDELTVALPVSAKEFENGSEFMEPNPQDIESPDLFLKHPVVDSFVMVTKATILMNRTNRFVRKWKNRHLRPNDDMEGMDKPEFRELANSITCFQMSFPPALRNACKLNSRRRLDADLVNAHILPHAAIICLYEPFADLDNPSDQPTRRLISATQGIVGIVQQLASVIGGEEEKFTSIMHPSASICFVTAARTSLLFFRHALNNGDEASASSHRTDCDVVRLALSYFGTRFKIGQHHAQLIEYFLDRASNPTFEKLQAHYPDHPRPGA from the exons ATGGCCGAGGGCGGGCGGAGGTGTTACGCGTCGGCGGCAACAATTATTTTGATCGGGCTGGCGGCGAATGCGACTGGCGCTTACTCATACTTCCGCTCGATGCTC GCTCGACCACATTGCGCCACGTGCGTTCGATCGTATAGGCATCTTCTTCGAACATCGCCCAAGACTAATCCTGTGCTATGTTGTGATTATGATGATGGGACATCCAATCATGCGGAAGAAGGTGATAGCCAGAACAAATTGAATGCCGGACCATCAGCAGCATCCGCCAACGATGAGGGGGAGACATCAGGCGTAGCCAACGGatcgaagaagaagaggaaggcAATGGGAGAAGGCAGGcggaagagaaaagaggaagagtttGAGGAGGAAATAGACAGGTTGACAAAACAAATTG ATCCTATTTGGGGGAATGTCAATTCATTAGAACAAATACAATCGCAACATACCCATCTCGTCAACCTTGGCTCATCTTCTGCCAACATCTCTCATGACAGCAGACCCTCTCCTGCCAATCAGGCATCAGAAACTTCTCGTCGATCAAGTAGCTTGCATAATAATACATCAACGCCAAACTTGACCTCTGGCGAGTCTTCTGCAGGCGCCAATATCCTATCTCCTGGAGAGATATTCAACTTTTCACCAGCAGACATATCAAATGATCCTTGGAACGGTGCCGTCCCTGACGCTGATGATCGCAGCGAACCTAAGAACTGGCAATCATTCAATGCAAAGGGCTTTCCGAGCACCACTCTGGATCCTGTAAAGGGCCAGGCTCAATGGCAAGGTCTTGAATCTGTTTCTGCAACATTCACAACGACCGTGAATGGCAATGTTGCGGTTGATACGCAGATGGAAACCGAGATCAGTATGGATGGATTAGAAACCGGTGTTGATCCAGCGATGCAGCAGCAAATATTGATGGATCTTTTCTGGCCCGGATGGCCTGCAAAGCTTCCGGAGCCGAATGTTGTAAATGACCT CATCGAGTCCTTCTTTGATCTAGTACCAAATCTCCCACGTACCCTTCATCGCGCTCGTCTTCTCGCCCGGATGGCTCTTCCTCCTACCCATTCGAATTTCCCTCACGCTTCTCTGATCCACGCTATATGCGCAGCGGCAGCCGCCCGGTGTCCTGAAGAAGTGTATTCCAAATCTACAAGAGATAAGCAATGGGCCAAGCTTGACTTTTCTGTGAATGTATCTACGTGTAATTCGGAAAGTATTATAACTGGTTTCGGGCTAAGGCAGACGATGTTTGCGAAAGAGGCAGTTCAGGAGGGACTGAATACGGGTGACCGCTTGTTTGACGTTGTCAGGGCAATG ATTATTTTATGTCGAGTCTTCATTGATGACACACGGATGCTTGAATGTTGGGCTTATGCCGGTTTAGTGGCTCGAATGCTACTTCCTCTAGGTCTGAATGTCCGCAGCGCAGAATTGTCCCTCAAGAGTGTCATGCTCCCACCACCGGTTGATGCgttggaaagagaagagagaagagcGGCATTGTGGATGGCCTTTTATCACGATACTGTGGCAAGCGCAGCCAGTGGATGGGGAACAAGTATGAGTCTGGATGAGTTGACGGTGGCCTTGCCAGTCTCGGCCAAGGAGTTTGAAAACGGTTCT GAGTTTATGGAACCCAATCCGCAAGATATAGAATCACCTGATCTCTTTCTCAA ACACCCTGTAGTGGATTCCTTTGTAATGGTCACCAAGGCGACCATTCTTATGAACCGCACCAATCGATTCGTGCGAAAATGGAAGAACCGACATTTGAGACCGAATGATGATATGGAGGGGATGGACAAGCCGGAATTTAGGGAATTGGCTAATTCTATTACCTGTTTTCA GATGTCTTTCCCTCCTGCTCTCCGCAATGCTTGCAAACTCAATTCACGTCGTCGACTCGATGCCGACCTTGTCAATGCCCATATCCTCCCGCATGCGGCTATTATCTGTCTTTATGAACCTTTTGCAGACCTCGATAACCCATCCGACCAGCCTACTAGACGTTTAATCAGTGCCACACAGGGTATTGTCGGTATCGTACAGCAGTTGGCGAGCGTCATTggtggggaagaagaaaagtTTACAAGCATCATGCACCCCTCAGCTAGCAT ATGTTTCGTTACGGCTGCGCGGACATCACTTTTGTTCTTCCGACACGCCCTCAACAACGGAGACGAAGCCTCTGCATCATCCCATCGCACAGACTGCGACGTGGTCCGCCTTGCTTTATCCTATTTTGGGACCAGGTTCAAAATTGGTCAGCATCATGCGCAATTGATTGAATATTTCCTGGACAGGGCATCAAATCCAACGTTTGAAAAGCTACAGGCCCATTATCCTGATCACCCACGACCAGGAGCGTAA
- a CDS encoding Hypothetical Protein (Similar to TIGR gene model, INSD accession AAW41528.1): MAQPIQNSKPHHSLPNSYVSPDLITPAGTPPSGTESSYDTAMESRLHQFMSNFDAGTHSFDREERESPEERRMSFGSSDALPTPPSSRRPSFLSSLGIRPFTFVSSSPSSSSATLSGFQPKDAFSNAMNLGMMPISGPDGCDLSSTQNRPHLGRDMKSTPNLHKSLFHHSDNAERMDQALSGHLPDGAVVRSKTTSQINKQSGFILGSAVNKGESPTLEHDNASRQVGREKEEKRHFDPSKDPRLLGLL; encoded by the exons ATGGCCCAGCCAATACAAAATTCGAAACCTCACCACTCTCTTCCCAATTCCTACGTCTCCCCCGACCTCATCACGCCCGCTGGGACACCCCCTTCTGGCACTGAGAGCTCTTACGATACAGCGATGGAGTCGCGTCTGCATCAGTTTATGTCAAACTTTGACGCTGGGACGCATAGTTTTGAcagagaagaaagggagagTCCTGAGGAAAGGAGGATGAGCTTTGGAAGTAGCGACG CTCTTCCAACTCCACCTTCGTCCCGGCGACCatcctttctctcttctctgGGTATTCGGCCATTCACATTTGTATCTTcgtctccttcatcttcatccgCCACTCTATCCGGCTTTCAGCCCAAAGACGCTTTTAGTAACGCCATGAATCTTGGTATGATGCCCATCTCAGGCCCTGACGGTTGCGACCTTTCATCAACACAAAACAGACCCCATCTCGGTAGAGACATGAAATCGACCCCAAATCTTCATAAATCGCTTTTCCACCATTCTGATAATGCGGAGAGGATGGACCAAGCTTTGTCGGGTCATTTACCTGATGGAGCCGTGGTCCGATCAAAAACGACGAGTCAAATCAATAAGCAAAGTGGGTTCATTCTCGGCTCGGCGGTAAACAAAGGCGAGAGCCCGACTTTGGAGCATGATAATGCTTCAAGACAAGTtggaagggagaaggaggagaagagacATTTTGATCCTTCCAAAGATCCCAGACTCTTGGGCCTGCTCTAA
- a CDS encoding Hypothetical Protein (Similar to TIGR gene model, INSD accession AAW41697.1), which produces MSVIRLRSLQALRAQRITPAVRIMSRGTASKHDNDPDVRNMKRQRVLAREKARNLSGTQDTSAPHKEHAPGWNEHLAADQATPDGPPGKDLQSKTIGHVEKHHNTSDEAEHHHPRPGPNPTPSEEDVPDRGESSLYL; this is translated from the exons ATGTCTGTTATTCGATTGAGATCTCTCCAAGCTTTGAGGGCGCAGCGAATTACGCCCGCTGTCAGAATCATGTCTAGGGGGACTGCCTCCAAGCACGACAACGACCCCGATGTGCGTAATATGAAGCGACAAAGA GTCCTTGCCAGGGAAAAGGCTCGAAACCTTTCTGGGACACAGGATACCTCTGCCCCTCATAAAGAACATGCCCCTGGTTGGAATGAGCACCTTGCT GCGGACCAAGCTACTCCTGATGGTCCTCCCGGAAAGGATCTCCAGAGTAAGACCATCGGCC ACGTGGAGAAACACCACAATACTTCTGACGAGGCCGAGCATCATCACCCTCGACCGGGTCCTAACCCTACGCCCAGCGAAGAGGACGTAC CCGACCGAGGAGAATC GTCATTGTATTTGTAA
- a CDS encoding Acyl-CoA dehydrogenase, long-chain specific precursor, putative (Similar to TIGR gene model, INSD accession AAW41527.1) yields MSTEAPPKELKELTEEEVAKHNKQGDLWIIIDSIVYDLSKFGAMHPGGVGVLLDPEVAGKDATTVFFGLHRHEVLLKPQYQRLIIGQISGSSPTIKPPTPGALSKVPYAEPTWLTAEFKSPYYKESHRKLQQVMRKFVEEVIRPDAQLCEENGKRASKTVLEAMAKVNLNAMRLGPGKHLHGRTLFDGVVKGEEFDYFHELVINQELVRCGARGYGDGLNAGMVIGLPPVLNFGNEPLRSKVIQEVFNGEKIISLAISEAFAGSDVAGLRTTATKQEDGSWVINGTKKWISGGMHSDYFTEGGLTAFLVPRTEGVETKQIKTSYSTAAGTAYITFDNVKVPAENMLGPEDGGLLVILSNFNHERWVMCCASIRSSRVIVEECLKWAAQRRVFGKPLLAQAVIRAKLASMIAKIEALQAWLENVTYQMCNMTYKEQSRNLAGQIAFLKMQSTRFAGEIADDAVNIFGGRGLTKTGMGKFVEQFQRTQKFDAILGGAEEVLADLGVRQAMRKMPKDVRL; encoded by the exons ATGAGCACAGAAGCACCACCGAAGGAGTTGAAAGAACTGACCGAAGAAGAAGTCGCCAAG CACAATAAGCAAGGTGATCTTTGGATCATTATTGACTCAATCGTCTATGACCTCTCCAAATTCGGGGCCATGCACCCTGGTGGTGTTGGTGTTCTCTTAGACCCAGAAGTTG CCGGTAAAGATGCTACCACAGTTTTCTTTGGCCT CCACCGCCACGAAGTCCTACTCAAACCACAATACCAACGTCTAATTATTGGCCAAATATCTGGCTCATCCCCCACTATCAAACCCCCTACTCCGGGAGCACTCTCCAAAGTTCCATATGCTGAGCCTACATGGCTTACCGCCGAGTTCAAGTCGCCTTATTACAAAGAAAGTCATAGAAAGTTGCAGCAGGTAATGCGAAAGTTTGTAGAAGAAGTTATAAGGCCAGACGCTCAGCTCTGTGAGGAGAATGGGAAACGAGCTAGCAAAACTGTACTTGAAGCTATGGC AAAGGTGAATTTGAACGCTATGCGTCTTGGACCCGGCAAACATTTGCATGGGCGTACGCTTTTTGATGGCGTGGTAAAGGGAGAGGAATTTGACTACTTCCA CGAATTGGTCATCAACCAAGAACTCGTTCGCTGTGGTGCCAGAGGCTACGGTGATGGTCTTAATGCCGGTATGGTCATCGGTCTTCCCCCGGTTCTCAACTTTGGAAATGAACCTCTGAGATCCAAAGTGATTCAAGAAGTTTTCAATGGAGAAAAGATTATCAGTTTGGCCATCTCAGAGGCCTTTGCCGGTTCCGACGTGGCCGGCTTGAGAACAACTGCTACGAAGCAGGAAGACGGAAGCTGGGTGATCAATGGAACGAAAAAGTGGATCTCTGGTGGTATGCACTCGGACTACTTT ACTGAAGGAGGTTTGACGGCCTTCCTCGTGCCCCGTACTGAAGGAGTCGAGACTAAGCAAATCAAGACCTCATACTCGACAGCTGCCGGAACTGCATACATTACGTTTGACAATGTCAAAGTACCTGCTGAAAATATGCTTGGACCTGAGGATGGAGGTTTACTTGTCATATTGAGCAATTTCAAC CATGAACG ATGGGTCATGTGCTGCGCCAGCATCAGAAGTTCTAGGGTGATTGTGGAAGAGTGTCTCAA GTGGGCTGCTCAGCGTCGAGTATTTGGTAAGCCTCTGTTGGCGCAGGCTGTCATCCGTGCAAA ACTCGCTTCCATGATCGCCAAGATTGAAGCCCTGCAAGCTTGGTTGGAAAATGTCACGTATCAGATGTGTAACATG ACCTACAAAGAACAATCACGTAACTTGGCGGGTCAGATTGCGTTCCTCAAAATGCAATCTACCCGATTTGCAGGAGAAATTGCAGACGACGCTGTCAATATCTTTGGTGGACGTGGTCTGACCAAAACCGGCATGGGCAAATTTGTCGAACAGTTCCAGAGAACGCAAAAGTTCGATGCGATTCTGGGTGGTGCGGAAGAAGTACTGGCAGATTTGGGAGTGAGGCAGGCAATGAGGAAGATGCCTAAAGACGTCAGGCTGTAA
- a CDS encoding Pre-mRNA splicing factor, putative (Similar to TIGR gene model, INSD accession AAW41526.1), which yields MPPLQFWKPGTAAPGSSLDRESEKDGSLPVNTSQNAHLSLDAQRQRLPIYKHREKLLWCVEKYPVVIVIGQTGSGKSTQLPQYLHEAGWTGRNHVVACTQPRRVAATSVATRVAEEVGSVLGDEVGYTIRFEDLSHPTRTKIKYMTDGMLFRETMMDPLLSKYSVIMIDEAHERGAYTDLLLGLLKKIMRKRPELRVIISSATIDAEDFLEYFNTNADGTDRSKDDAIIVSLEGRMFPVEVCYLKEPCADYTQAAIQTVFDIHLKEPLGDILVFLTGREEIDQVIQEVSDRLLSLPKTAPKLLALPLYATLPSEEQSLIFDPPPRDTRKVIFSTNIAEASVTIDGIKYVVDSGFVKIKTYNPRTCMDVLTTTPCSLASANQRAGRAGRTSAGKCFRLYPASILPTTNPSSPMPLTTPPELVRSDISLYLLQLKALGIDNLAKFDFMSPPPSEMMIRALEFLFCLKAIDDEGRLTRPMGERMAEVPLDPMMAAILLNSHEFRCGEEILTIAAMTSVQNVFITAEGGTKATMAELERRKFTAEEGDHLTLLNAYNAFARYGQNNKQWCGNHRLNYKALSRAMSIRKQLKKYMERFRIPIVSCEGDAVRLRKCLVSGYFKNAAKMLPDGTYRSARENAPLHVHPSSVMFTRQPSTGWVIYHEVVETTKSFMRDLTVIDEDWLVELAPHFYKFKGGGLKQHF from the exons ATGCCTCCTCTCCAGTTCTGGAAGCCTGGAACAGCTGCGCCAG GCAGCTCGCTTGATAGAGAATCAGAGAAAGACGGTTCATTACCCGTTAATACATCGCAAAATGCCCATCTCAGTTTGGATGCCCAGCGACAAAGATTACCCATCTACAAACATCGAGAGAAGCTGCTATGGTGTGTTGAGAAGTATCCTGTAGTGATTGTTATTGGCCAAACTGGTAGTGGAAAGTCAACAC AATTGCCGCAATATCTCCATGAGGCAGGGTGGACAGGGCGAAATCATGTTGTAGCTTGTACTCAGCCTCGTCGGGTCGCTGCCACCAGCGTTGCAACGCGAGTAGCTGAAGAAGTGGGCAGCGTCCTTGGTGATGAG GTTGGATACACAATCCGGTTCGAAGATCTATCGCATCCCACACGTACTAAGATAAAGTACATGACGGATGGAATGCTCTTTCGAGAAACTATGATGGATCCATTATTGAGCAAGTACAGCGTCATTATG ATCGATGAAGCACATGAAAGGGGAGCATATACCGATCTCTTACTGGGTCTGCTCAAGAA AATAATGAGAAAAAGGCCGGAGCTGCGAGTCATTATCTCTTCGGCCACCATCGACGC AGAGGACTTTTTAGAGTATTTCAATACAAACGCAGATGGCACAGATCGATCAAAAGACGATGCCATCA TTGTCAGCTTGGAAGGTCGGATGTTCCCAGTAGAAGTCTGCTACCTTAAGGAGCCATGTGCAGACTACACGCAGGCGGCGATCCAGACAGTCTTTGACATACATTTGAAG GAACCGCTTGGAGATATCTTGGTCTTTCTTACTGGGCGAGAAGAGATCGATCAAGTGATTCAAGAAGTCTCAGATAGGCTATTATC TCTACCCAAAACCGCGCCCAAACTACTTGCTTTGCCACTTTATGCTACTCTCCCATCTGAAGAACAATCACTTATTTTTGATCCCCCTCCCCGTGATACCAGAAAAGTTATCTTCTCAACTAACATTGCCGAGGCGAGTGTCACCATTGATGGTATCAAATACGTCGTCGACTCTGGCTTTGTCAAA ATTAAAACCTACAATCCTAGAACATGTATGGACGTCCTCACTACCACCCCTTGTTCCCTTGCCTCTGCAAACCAGCGTGCCGGTCGTGCCGGTCGTACATCTGCCGGTAAATGCTTTCGCCTGTATCCCGCTTCCATCTTACCCACCACCAATCCGTCATCACCTATGCCATTGACAACCCCTCCTGAGCTCGTACGCTCCGACATATCtctttatcttcttcagctCAAGGCTTTGGGTATCGATAATCTCGCCAAATTTGATTTTATGAGTCCCCCGCCCAGCGAGATGATGATCAGAGCGTTGGAATTTCTTTTCTGTTTGAAGGCGATagatgatgaaggaagGTTGACAAGACCCATGGGTGAGAGGATGGCAGAGGTTCCTCTGGATCCTATGATGGCTGCTATT CTATTAAACTCTCACGAGTTCCGATGCGGAGAAGAGATTCTGACTATTGCAGCTATGACTTCAGTGCAG AACGTGTTCATCACAGCCGAAGGAGGAACGAAGGCCACAATGGCTGAATTAGAGAGGCGAAAATTCACAGCGGAAGAAGGG GATCATTTGACCTTACTGAATG CTTACAACGCTTTTGCTCGATACGGTCAAAACAACAAACAATGGTGCGGTAACCATCGTCTCAATTACAAGGCTCTATCGCGCGCCATGTCAATCCGAAAACAGCTCAAGAAGTATATGGAGAGGTTCAGGATTCCGATTGTCAGTTGCGAAGGTGATGCAGTCAGGTTGAGAAAATGCCTGGTTTCTGGTTACTTTAAG AACGCGGCCAAGATGTTGCCAGACGGAACGTACAGATCAGCTCGTGAAAACGCGCCGTTGCATGTGCATCCTTCATCGGTCATGTTCACTCGTCAACCATCCACAGGTTGGGTGATATACCATGAAGTGGTGGAGACAACAAAGAGCTTTATGAGGGATTTGACGGTCATTGATGAGGACTGGCTAGTAGAATTGGC GCCTCACTTCTACAAGTTTAAGGGGGGCGGATTGAAGCAGCATTTCTGA
- a CDS encoding uncharacterized protein (Similar to TIGR gene model, INSD accession AAW41525.1) gives MFSQWTRRVNESRLTQRKLTLLGRAIALVAGELLFNAVCWIAAGICFGKTDGILGLALLAWTIGLRHGLDADHISAIDNATRQLVSQGQLPITCGLFFSLGHSTIVIVVNVAIAVSVDIYDKLDRVGSIGGIVGASVSASFLFLIACLNIYFLISAIKQRRSMTRRQALGLPPDEDEGDPSKIYGGGCMVRVVGPILRAVDRPWKMYPVGVLFGFGFDTASSIALLAISAIAQRGPNGDSISHGKIVILPFLFTAGMSLVDSLDSILMLYAYATPDSTSPEGKFALLQHPDYKDFHVEDTVATTLTAESGQTEGHLIEQIDVPQGEIERLETEDNLKAKNGNEISVEEERVGGPSRVDNIGGARNERVMKAKANTMSSLSIILTLLSILVALSISLIEIMGLIGDNCTQCQDAANDPDGGGLAGSWWRAWARANDQSGYIGAAIVGCFAAILFGWYGAKWGMKKWKARKDAKAAIVLQE, from the exons ATGTTCTCACAATGGACCAGGCGGGTCAATGAATCGCGACTCACTCAGCGGAAGCTCACTCTACTCGGACGGGCTATTGCCCTTGTAGCCGGAGAGTTACTCTTTAATGCTGTGTGCTGGATCGCAGCTGGTATATGCTTTGGCAAGACGGATGGCATCTTGGGACTGGCCCTTTTGGCTTGG ACCATTGGATTACGACACG GCCTTGATGCAGACCATATCAGTGCGATTGATAACGCAACAAGACAGCTTGTTAGCCAGGGTCAGCTGCCTATCACCTGCG GTTTGTTCTTTTCGCTTGGTCACTCCACTATTGTTATTGTAGTGAACGTCGCGATCGCCGTCAG TGTGGACATCTATGACAAGCTTGACAGGGTTGGATCTATCGGTGGAATTGTCGGAGCTTCTGTCTCGGcatccttcctcttcttaATTGCTTGCCTCAACATCTATTTCCTCATTAGCGCCATTAAGCAGCGTAGGTCTATGACGCGCCGCCAGGCTCTCGGTCTGCCTCCAGATGAGGACGAAGGTGACCCTTCTAAGATTTATGGGGGAGGCTGTATGGTGAGAGTCGTTGGACCTATACTAAGGGCGGTCGACCGACCTTGGAAAATGTACCCTGTTGGAGTACTGTTTGGTTTTG GGTTTGACACTGCTTCCTCAATTGCATTGCTTGCTATCTCTGCCATAGCTCAACGGGGTCCCAATGGTGACTCGATCAGCCACGGGAAGATTGTAATCCTCCCCTTTCTT TTCACCGCTGGCATGTCTCTCGTTGACTCTCTTGACTCCATTCTCATGCTCTATGCGTACGCCACCCCTGACTCAACTTCCCCTGAAGGAAAATTCGCTCTCCTTCAGCATCCTGATTACAAGGATTTTCACGTCGAGGACACGGTGGCTACAACTCTTACAGCGGAAAGCGGTCAAACTGAAGGACATCTCATTGAGCAGATTGACGTCCCCCAAGGGGAAATTGAGAGGCTTGAAACAGAGGATAACTTAAAAGCTAAAAACGGTAATGAGATATCagtggaggaagagagagtCGGTGGACCTTCAAGGGTGGACAATATTGGAGGTGCGCGTAACGAGAGAGTAATGAAGGCCAAGGCAAACACCATGTCATCTCTTTCTATCATCCTCACTCTTCTATCTATCCTTGTCGCACTGAG CATATCTTTGATTGAAATTATGGGACTCATCGGTGACAACTGTACTCAGTGCCAGGATGCTGCTAATGATCCTGACGGGGGCGGCTTGGCAGGGAGCTGGTGGCGAGCTTGGGCTCGT GCCAACGATCAATCTGGATATATTGGTGCTGCCATCGTTGGTTGCTTTGCCGCCATTCTCTTTGGCTGGTATGGCGCCAAATGGGGTATGAAGAAGTGGAAAGCCAGAAAAGATGCCAAGGCTGCTATAGTACTTCAAGAATAA
- a CDS encoding L-lactate dehydrogenase (cytochrome), putative (Similar to TIGR gene model, INSD accession AAW41524.1): MSIRTTALQKAARLSRNRPVFARGLTSRIAPNTSSKTVSSKFLIGVGVALTVPTYMYLNRAHLDSQQVVETAVPDKPQALEQEKKQGVKKVSIKEVLEHKDGDRVWVVIQGHVYDMTDFLEDHPGGKDIIVENRSKDVTFIFNPRHPSDQLEADNLPPNVQHLGTLDTASASDEEKEELKLKISKDEQDETERIERKRKEIEEQGLGSVVNMRDFEKLAEDMCTSVGWAYYASAADDELTKNENNTSYRKIHFRPRVLRKVAQADASTTILGYKSSLPVMISPAAMAKLGHPLGEVNMTRGAANTGIIQCISSFASCSLEEICAARSDNQPLFFQLYVNSKRDLAAEVLKRVNRLNLNAILLTVDAAVGGKRERDLRLKGNFEPPKTGAFEKHDDTKGVSEAMFAGVDPDLCWDDIKWIRSQTKLPLLIKGVQTVEDAILAYRLGADGVVLSNHGGRQLDTTHTGIDTLLEIRKHAPYLLRPEYRGPVGLQPAALEHPENLTPPDPQGKPTDRPFEIWVDGGIWRGSDAVKALCLGANAVGAGRGFLYANAVGGQQGVEHAVNIFSAEILTTMRLLGVNKVDQLRPSMVEIKE, translated from the exons ATGTCCATACGAACAACTGCACTTCAAAAAGCAGCAAGACTGTCTCGTAACCGGCCAGTCTTTGCTCGTGGCTTAACAAGCCGCATAGCGCCGAACACGAGTTCAAAGACGGTCTCTTCCAAGTTCTTGATTGGTGTCGGCGTGGCTTTGACTGTCCCA ACGTATATGTACTTGAACAGAGCTCATCTTGATTCTCAACAAGTGGTTGAAACTGCCGTACCGGATAAGCCTCAAGCTCTTGAGCAGGAAAAGAAGCAGGGGGTTAAGAAGGTCTCCATCAAGGAGGTATTGGAGCATAAGGATGGAGATAGAGTGTGGGTTGTGATTCAGGGACATGTATACGA TATGACAGATTTCCTGGAAGATCACCCAGGAGGAAAAGACATCATAGTAGAGAATCGCTCAAAAGACGTGACATTCATCTTTAACCCCAGACATCCTTCAGACCAGCTTGAAGCAGATAACCTCCCTCCTAATGTTCAACATCTTGGAACCCTCGACACCGCTTCTGCCTCcgatgaagaaaaggaagaactGAAATTGAAGATCTCCAAGGACGAACAGGACGAAACTGAGCGAATTGAGCGCAAGCGAAAGGAAATAGAGGAGCAAGGATTGGGAAGTGTCGTGAACATGAGAGACTTTGAGAAACTTGCCGAGGACATGTGCACTAGTGTTGGATGGGCCTATTACGCTTCTGCAGCTGATGATGAGCTTA CTAAAAATGAAAATAATACATCGTATCGCAAAATTCATTTCCGACCCAGAGTTCTCAGAAAGGTCGCTCAAGCTGATGCATCTACGACTATTTTGGGTTACAAGAGCTCCTTACCCGTTATGATTTCCCCTGC CGCTATGGCTAAACTTGGTCATCCTCTTGGTGAGGTTAATATGACCCGCGGAGCTGCCAACACTGGTATCATTCAATGT ATCTCCTCATTCGCTTCCTGCTCTCTCGAAGAGATCTGTGCCGCCCGATCTGACAACCAGcccctcttcttccagctTTATGTCAATTCTAAGCGTGATCTTGCCGCTGAGGTTCTCAAGCGCGTTAACCGCCTCAACCTCAACGCCATCCTACTTACAGTCGATGCTGCTGTCGGTGGAAAGCGTGAGCGTGATTTGAGGCTCAAGGGCAATTTTGAACCCCCAAAGACCGGGGCTTTTGAAAAGCACGATGATACGAAGGGTGTCAGTGAGGCGATGTTTGCGGGTGTCGATCCCGACCTTTGCTGGGACGACATTAAGTGGATTAGGTCTCAAACCAAGCTGCCCTTGCTTATTAAGGGTGTCCAAACTGTTGAG GATGCCATTCTTGCCTATCGCTTGGGTGCCGACGGTGTTGTTCTTTCAAACCACGGTGGTCGACAACTCGACACAACCCACACAGGTATTGACACCCTGCTTGAAATCCGTAAACATGCTCCTTACCTTCTTCGACCTGAATACCGAGGTCCCGTCGGTCTTCAGCCTGCCGCCCTGGAGCATCCCGAAAATTTGACCCCACCTGATCCTCAGGGGAAGCCTACAGACCGACCATTCGAGATTTGGGTGGATGGCGGTATCTGGAGAGGCTCTGATGCTGTCAAGGCGCTTTGTTTAGGTGCTAACGCTGTTGGAGCTGGAAGAGGTTTCTTGTATGCCAACGCTGTTGGTGGACAACAAGGTGTTGAACATGCTGTTAACA TCTTCTCCGCTGAGATTCTGACCACGATGAGACTACTTGGTGTGAACAAAGTGGACCAATTGCGGCCCAGCATGGTTGAAATAAAAGAGTAG